A single region of the Novipirellula aureliae genome encodes:
- the recO gene encoding DNA repair protein RecO, producing the protein MLFDDANGVLVSAEQSLAIIIRTIEFSETSLIVTLFSRELGKLSAIAKGARRPKGPFEGSLDLLSVCRVVVICKRSDALDLLTEAKLHRRFRGAERSLERVYAGYYLAELLRLLTDDYDPHPEVYDLTTTTLNEIDGMGDVATAVLFFEAQLLRMIGHAALTDRCTECGGDVDSSLSRMPFSLLSGGVVCKPCSNRQSGVLSIRQTAIKELRRLFSVDANLQTRVPSHLYSELRAVMSRYIQTIVGNVPRTQSLLPDSMRTEPTE; encoded by the coding sequence TTGTTATTCGATGATGCCAATGGAGTGCTTGTGTCGGCGGAACAGAGCTTAGCCATCATTATCCGAACGATCGAGTTTAGCGAAACCAGCCTCATTGTGACGCTGTTTAGCCGCGAATTGGGAAAGTTGTCGGCCATCGCGAAGGGTGCCAGGCGTCCCAAAGGTCCTTTCGAAGGATCGCTTGACTTGCTAAGCGTTTGTCGTGTAGTTGTTATTTGCAAGCGTTCGGATGCACTTGATTTGTTAACCGAAGCGAAGCTACATCGACGATTTCGAGGAGCCGAACGCTCGCTCGAACGAGTCTACGCGGGCTACTATCTTGCTGAACTATTGCGATTATTGACTGATGACTACGACCCTCACCCCGAAGTTTACGACTTGACCACCACGACGCTTAACGAAATCGATGGTATGGGAGATGTCGCCACGGCCGTGCTCTTTTTCGAAGCACAATTGCTTCGCATGATCGGTCATGCAGCGTTAACCGATCGTTGTACCGAATGCGGAGGAGACGTCGATTCGTCGCTTTCACGAATGCCGTTTTCGCTGCTTTCAGGCGGTGTCGTATGCAAACCTTGCTCGAACCGACAAAGCGGTGTCTTGTCGATTCGGCAAACGGCCATCAAAGAATTGAGGAGGTTGTTCAGCGTCGATGCAAACTTACAAACTCGCGTTCCGAGCCATCTTTACAGCGAGCTTCGCGCCGTAATGAGCCGATACATTCAAACAATCGTGGGCAACGTGCCCCGGACGCAGTCTTTACTGCCTGACTCGATGAGGACGGAGCCGACCGAATGA
- a CDS encoding tetratricopeptide repeat protein, producing MMSRREKIEAMLADEPSDTFLRYSLAMELKSEGEFDDSLSRLDELTHDSPAYVPAFFMAAQTLADLDRVDEARTYLRDGIEQARAQGDAHAAAEMSEYLAALGDRGEL from the coding sequence ATGATGAGCCGAAGAGAAAAGATCGAGGCGATGTTGGCGGATGAACCAAGCGATACGTTTTTGCGTTATTCGCTAGCGATGGAGCTAAAGAGCGAAGGGGAATTTGATGACAGTTTATCGCGATTGGACGAGTTGACGCACGATTCGCCGGCTTACGTCCCCGCATTTTTTATGGCCGCTCAAACATTGGCCGACTTGGACCGAGTCGACGAGGCGCGGACCTACCTGCGCGACGGAATAGAGCAAGCAAGAGCTCAGGGCGACGCACATGCAGCGGCAGAAATGAGCGAATATTTAGCTGCGTTGGGAGACCGAGGAGAGTTGTAA
- a CDS encoding histone H1-like repetitive region-containing protein, with translation MMRSLRKMLVAVTSVALPVAFLLTNSLTAEPAIGETPDFGSPAVVHAVGESSAASRDLASNEGQQPSEIQLVAGSSRGGLLNALGFGSNNETQSQSVNHSHNHQQTQKTQAPSLLSGLFGGSISSKPSAPVRLSGSGDSTSPRQPADWSGIPYHTAHPSSETQTRTPIRDPGTVDPNARIIRGRSPQPHTVSRSETSGSYSSGQTASRIPTPPTGIPQPRSQVAKETSPPATSQPIASATPAPSVSRRRTIAELSSETSSRRSGRRLLDTFDPSTIKTSSELAQSASSENRNASVPNSIELVPRVARREIQSSDQAIQESLQAQEDLKKAEQLAAARAAAAERLAAQNRAADKLAAQKRAAEQAIADKIAADRIAADRIAAEKMAAEKLAAQERAAQKLAAQKLAAQKLAADKLAADKLAADKLAAEQAAAAEKLAVDDGKSWQATPGFELPTNPHSQPAGPSAAAFSPNQFVRSDSDDRVVNGRSMQLQTPATSTRIGSGLAASTNTDGDSDGFANAQSDRIAGTKATFGQSINAHSVAHHSSTSSRRSMSESPSESIHGRQLVAGESSIASELPGIRVMTFGPGEVMIRQTRQYEIRVENRGAINANAIVVRANIPDWAEISGHEVSEGIVENEKQKQGERLVWKIKSLPAGSVERMFVKLRAERSGTHDLDVDWTLVPEPAVATVKVHEPRLDLTIDGPEEVVYGESQAYTVRVLNPGDGTAANVVFTLSPNSATPQTQRIGDIPAGKEAQFEVELTAQDLVDLKIHGLASGDLDLRAEAEKTIRVSAAKLEAILTGPELRYQNTESLYNLEVQNTGTATSEQIVATLRLPGGVTYLGGLEEAKLDAGTLAWTIPTLRPGATSSYQFRCEMVATGNQKFVFDCKGTAAGETGVALATRVESIADLVLSINDPPAPAPIGSDVTYEIVVRNRGSKEATDVRAIAQFSHGIEPNRIEGQTGELLTGQVLFDPIKSIAAGQEVRLRVVAKADRAGHHRFRTEIRSGDTVLVAEEATHYMSPQSDRVSRRSSDSESR, from the coding sequence ATGATGCGCAGTCTTCGCAAAATGCTTGTGGCAGTGACCTCGGTCGCACTTCCTGTTGCATTCCTACTAACAAACAGCTTGACCGCTGAGCCGGCAATCGGTGAAACGCCCGATTTTGGCTCCCCCGCGGTCGTCCATGCTGTAGGAGAATCTTCCGCCGCGTCAAGGGATCTTGCTTCGAACGAGGGCCAACAACCCAGCGAAATCCAACTCGTTGCAGGCTCAAGCCGCGGTGGCCTGCTCAACGCACTCGGATTCGGAAGTAACAATGAAACCCAGTCGCAGTCTGTCAATCACAGTCACAACCACCAACAAACTCAGAAAACTCAGGCTCCAAGCTTGCTCAGTGGACTGTTTGGAGGATCAATCAGCTCGAAACCAAGCGCTCCGGTAAGGCTCAGTGGGTCGGGCGATTCGACCTCCCCGCGTCAACCTGCCGACTGGAGTGGGATTCCCTACCATACGGCACACCCATCGAGTGAAACACAAACTCGCACACCGATTCGTGATCCAGGGACGGTCGACCCGAATGCACGAATCATCCGCGGCCGATCGCCTCAGCCACACACGGTAAGTCGTAGTGAAACATCCGGATCGTATTCATCGGGGCAAACAGCGTCCCGTATTCCCACCCCACCAACTGGCATTCCTCAACCGCGAAGTCAAGTCGCGAAGGAGACATCGCCGCCAGCGACGTCGCAGCCGATTGCTTCGGCGACCCCCGCCCCAAGTGTTTCACGTCGTCGAACGATTGCCGAGCTATCAAGCGAAACGAGTAGCCGCCGAAGTGGACGCCGCCTGCTCGATACCTTTGATCCATCGACAATCAAAACGTCATCGGAGTTAGCACAATCCGCATCATCCGAGAATCGTAATGCGTCGGTGCCAAACAGCATCGAACTGGTACCACGGGTTGCTCGCCGAGAGATCCAGTCGTCGGACCAAGCCATTCAAGAGTCCCTGCAAGCGCAAGAAGACTTGAAGAAGGCCGAACAGCTAGCTGCAGCGAGAGCCGCTGCCGCGGAAAGGCTCGCTGCACAAAACAGAGCGGCTGACAAATTGGCTGCCCAAAAGCGAGCAGCGGAACAGGCAATCGCCGACAAGATCGCTGCCGACAGAATCGCTGCCGACAGAATCGCTGCCGAGAAAATGGCTGCCGAAAAGTTGGCTGCGCAAGAGCGAGCTGCTCAAAAACTAGCAGCCCAAAAGCTTGCAGCTCAGAAACTGGCCGCCGATAAACTGGCCGCCGATAAACTGGCCGCCGACAAACTGGCCGCCGAGCAGGCAGCGGCTGCGGAGAAGTTGGCCGTAGACGACGGCAAGTCGTGGCAAGCCACACCGGGCTTCGAGTTGCCAACGAACCCCCATTCGCAACCTGCGGGACCGTCGGCTGCAGCGTTTAGCCCCAATCAGTTTGTGCGATCCGACAGCGATGACCGCGTGGTCAATGGTCGATCAATGCAGCTTCAAACGCCAGCGACATCCACACGGATTGGATCAGGGCTCGCTGCCTCGACCAACACCGATGGTGATTCCGATGGTTTCGCGAATGCCCAAAGTGATCGCATCGCCGGGACCAAAGCGACCTTCGGTCAAAGCATCAACGCTCATTCGGTCGCCCACCATTCATCGACCTCGTCACGTCGTAGCATGAGTGAATCCCCGTCGGAGAGCATCCATGGTCGCCAATTGGTCGCGGGGGAATCATCGATCGCGTCGGAGCTACCAGGCATTCGCGTGATGACGTTCGGACCGGGCGAAGTCATGATTCGTCAAACACGCCAATACGAAATTCGCGTCGAAAACCGAGGTGCCATCAACGCCAACGCGATTGTCGTGCGTGCCAATATTCCTGACTGGGCTGAAATCAGCGGGCATGAAGTTTCCGAGGGAATCGTCGAGAATGAAAAGCAAAAGCAAGGTGAGCGTCTGGTTTGGAAAATCAAATCTTTACCAGCCGGGTCGGTCGAGCGCATGTTTGTCAAGCTTCGTGCCGAACGCAGTGGGACTCATGACTTGGACGTCGATTGGACGCTCGTTCCCGAGCCAGCCGTCGCGACTGTCAAGGTTCACGAACCTCGTTTGGATTTGACCATCGATGGCCCCGAAGAAGTGGTCTATGGCGAGTCACAAGCATACACGGTACGTGTCTTGAATCCAGGGGATGGAACCGCAGCAAACGTTGTCTTCACCCTTTCACCTAACTCAGCCACACCACAAACCCAACGCATTGGTGATATCCCTGCGGGCAAGGAAGCTCAATTCGAAGTCGAACTGACCGCCCAAGATCTTGTCGACCTAAAAATCCACGGTCTCGCATCGGGTGATTTGGATCTGCGTGCGGAAGCGGAAAAGACCATTCGCGTTTCGGCAGCAAAACTCGAAGCGATACTTACCGGTCCTGAGCTTCGCTATCAAAATACCGAATCGCTTTACAACCTCGAAGTCCAAAACACAGGTACGGCCACAAGCGAACAAATTGTGGCAACCCTGCGGCTGCCCGGTGGCGTTACCTATCTTGGCGGTTTAGAGGAGGCAAAGTTGGATGCGGGTACGCTCGCTTGGACGATTCCAACCCTTCGCCCTGGTGCGACCTCCAGCTATCAATTTCGCTGTGAAATGGTTGCAACCGGAAACCAAAAGTTTGTCTTCGATTGCAAGGGCACTGCCGCTGGGGAAACGGGGGTGGCCTTGGCAACGCGAGTCGAATCGATCGCTGACTTGGTCCTATCGATCAACGATCCGCCCGCGCCCGCGCCGATTGGAAGCGATGTTACCTACGAAATCGTCGTGCGTAACCGAGGTAGTAAAGAGGCCACCGACGTACGGGCGATCGCTCAATTCAGCCATGGCATCGAACCGAATCGAATCGAAGGCCAAACGGGTGAATTGTTGACCGGGCAAGTTTTGTTCGATCCGATCAAGTCGATCGCTGCTGGACAAGAGGTCCGACTTCGCGTGGTTGCGAAGGCCGACCGAGCTGGTCACCACCGGTTCCGCACCGAAATTCGCTCGGGCGACACCGTCTTGGTCGCCGAAGAAGCGACTCACTACATGAGTCCACAAAGCGACCGAGTCAGCCGCCGCAGCAGTGACAGCGAATCGCGGTAG
- a CDS encoding DUF2780 domain-containing protein gives MDELIQKLTTQLGIPAGVANAAIGQAMAMLKEKVGDDLFSKVSGAIPGAENAASAAKDAATSSSGGMMGALSGAASKMFGGGAGEAMELGASLKSAGLNSDQMGGFAQTLIDFIKDKLGDEVLEQILAKVPMLKTLVG, from the coding sequence ATGGACGAGCTAATCCAAAAACTCACAACTCAATTAGGGATTCCTGCGGGAGTCGCCAATGCCGCGATTGGCCAAGCGATGGCGATGCTAAAGGAAAAGGTGGGCGACGATTTGTTTAGCAAAGTTTCCGGCGCCATTCCTGGCGCCGAAAACGCGGCGTCAGCTGCAAAGGATGCAGCAACTAGCAGTAGCGGTGGGATGATGGGAGCTCTCTCGGGGGCTGCATCGAAGATGTTCGGCGGAGGCGCCGGCGAAGCAATGGAGCTTGGTGCAAGTCTAAAATCGGCTGGCCTCAACTCCGACCAAATGGGCGGTTTTGCGCAAACGTTAATCGACTTCATCAAGGACAAACTTGGCGACGAAGTGCTGGAGCAAATTCTAGCCAAAGTTCCGATGCTAAAAACACTGGTCGGCTAA
- a CDS encoding Hsp70 family protein, with protein MNISPKSSFAKPPVVSRTVGIDLGTTRSVVAFIDGNGYPQTIINGDGDMTTPSAVAFEGGTVLVGKDAIKSLAITPDRVVQFAKREIGTQRYIISVDGVDYPAELIESFILGRLRRDAERHFGETIQDAVITVPAFFNEPKRRATMDAGMLAGLNVKAVINEPTAAALAYGVEHGLMNEDGVFAKSQTILVYDLGGGTFDVSVLKIKGESIDVIAVDGNSRLGGIDWDECILQWITEQFKTQCKATDQQIKTSRGILLKEAEEIKHSLTSREKVAVKIRLDEHVLQTHINRALFNSLTAHLLDRTRFTLRKVLEESKLKWPQIERVLLVGGSTRMPQVIEMLRKETKSILDQSVSPDQAVAYGAAVYGRILSERDELDFDLDEATESGHDGSMRITDVNAHHLGVLGVELKTGRPQGQVIIPKNTPLPAMNVARFKTAKPNQKSVVIKVIEGGDLRGQNATTIGTFSVRDLPNGLPAGSPVDVILRYNNDGIIQAEAIVVATGKKNRIEIKREAGLSADEIDGWQDASKDIFEALGLD; from the coding sequence ATGAACATCTCCCCAAAATCCTCTTTTGCCAAACCGCCTGTTGTCTCACGAACCGTGGGCATCGACTTGGGCACCACCCGTAGCGTCGTAGCGTTTATCGATGGCAATGGCTACCCACAAACCATCATCAATGGTGATGGTGATATGACGACTCCGAGTGCAGTGGCGTTTGAAGGTGGCACCGTTTTGGTTGGAAAAGACGCAATCAAGTCGTTGGCCATTACACCCGATCGTGTCGTCCAATTTGCGAAGCGAGAAATCGGTACCCAGCGATACATTATATCGGTTGATGGAGTCGACTATCCGGCGGAGTTAATTGAATCGTTCATTCTAGGACGCCTTCGACGCGATGCCGAGCGGCATTTCGGCGAAACGATACAAGACGCAGTCATCACCGTACCCGCCTTCTTCAATGAACCGAAACGACGGGCGACAATGGACGCCGGTATGTTGGCAGGTCTCAACGTCAAAGCAGTCATTAACGAACCGACCGCCGCAGCACTCGCTTATGGTGTTGAACATGGCTTGATGAACGAAGACGGTGTCTTTGCAAAGTCTCAAACCATTTTAGTCTACGATCTCGGTGGCGGTACGTTTGACGTATCTGTTTTGAAGATCAAGGGCGAGTCGATCGATGTAATCGCAGTCGATGGCAATTCGCGACTCGGTGGTATCGATTGGGACGAATGCATTTTGCAGTGGATTACCGAACAATTTAAGACACAGTGCAAAGCGACCGACCAGCAAATCAAAACCTCGCGTGGCATTCTGTTGAAGGAAGCCGAAGAGATCAAACATAGCTTGACCTCGCGAGAAAAGGTGGCCGTCAAGATTCGACTTGACGAACACGTCTTGCAAACCCACATCAATCGTGCTCTCTTCAATTCACTCACGGCACACTTGCTCGATCGAACACGTTTTACACTCCGAAAAGTACTTGAGGAAAGCAAGCTAAAGTGGCCCCAAATCGAACGCGTGTTACTTGTCGGCGGCTCAACACGAATGCCGCAGGTGATCGAGATGCTGCGGAAGGAAACCAAGAGTATTCTTGACCAATCGGTTTCTCCAGACCAAGCGGTTGCTTATGGTGCAGCCGTTTATGGTCGAATCTTGTCGGAACGCGACGAATTGGATTTTGATCTCGATGAGGCAACGGAATCTGGCCATGACGGGTCGATGCGGATTACCGATGTCAATGCGCATCACCTAGGTGTACTGGGTGTCGAGTTAAAAACGGGGCGACCGCAAGGGCAAGTGATTATCCCCAAAAATACCCCCCTCCCCGCAATGAATGTGGCCCGATTCAAAACCGCCAAGCCGAATCAAAAAAGCGTTGTCATTAAAGTGATCGAAGGGGGCGATCTACGAGGTCAGAACGCTACCACCATCGGAACGTTTTCGGTGCGAGACCTACCGAACGGATTACCAGCAGGTTCGCCCGTCGACGTGATCCTTCGCTACAACAACGACGGAATCATTCAAGCAGAGGCGATCGTCGTCGCAACGGGCAAAAAGAATCGTATTGAAATCAAACGAGAAGCGGGTTTGTCAGCCGATGAGATCGATGGTTGGCAAGATGCATCAAAAGACATTTTCGAAGCACTCGGCTTGGACTAG
- a CDS encoding metallophosphoesterase: MGVRQTYPSGYFLCSEDCGSGPRILAFRIIVIENGSSVELAPNAETYDLGTDMIYEWPSNRRIAQAVFVSDLHLMSTRSTAEEHAFLIEQSVQQSEVVVWGGDLFDFRWSRFKAERDSVSFAIEYLHDWLIRFPNQQFVFLRGNHDASPLFLNQLDRWADQHDRFTIAGDILRIGDVVMLHGDQIEGRGKQARFDQYRQKWAEKKRASIWRFSPYDAIVTARAHKLAAALAHRNRLTVKRLSKYLALHDLGYEQGVRRVVFGHTHRVVDGHELGGLRFYSGGAAIRHVRFEPIDIPFE, translated from the coding sequence ATGGGAGTCAGGCAAACTTATCCAAGTGGGTATTTTCTATGTTCTGAGGATTGCGGTTCGGGTCCAAGGATTCTAGCCTTTCGGATCATTGTGATAGAAAACGGTTCGTCCGTCGAACTTGCCCCCAACGCGGAAACTTACGACCTAGGAACCGACATGATTTATGAATGGCCCTCAAACCGCCGTATCGCCCAAGCTGTTTTCGTATCGGATCTTCATTTGATGAGCACCCGAAGCACCGCTGAGGAGCATGCGTTCTTGATTGAGCAGAGCGTCCAACAATCGGAGGTGGTTGTTTGGGGAGGTGATTTGTTTGATTTTCGCTGGAGCCGATTCAAGGCCGAACGGGATTCGGTTTCCTTCGCCATCGAGTACCTTCACGATTGGTTGATACGATTTCCGAACCAACAATTTGTATTTCTGCGAGGCAATCACGATGCGAGTCCTCTATTTTTGAATCAGCTCGACAGGTGGGCCGATCAGCACGATCGATTTACGATCGCGGGGGATATTCTTCGCATTGGAGACGTCGTGATGTTACACGGCGACCAGATTGAAGGCCGTGGTAAACAGGCTCGCTTTGACCAATATCGCCAAAAATGGGCAGAGAAAAAACGGGCCTCGATTTGGCGATTTTCACCCTATGATGCCATCGTCACCGCTCGTGCTCATAAGCTTGCCGCGGCGCTCGCTCATCGAAATCGCTTGACCGTCAAACGTTTGTCAAAATACTTGGCACTGCACGACCTTGGCTATGAACAAGGGGTACGCCGAGTTGTGTTCGGACATACCCACCGCGTCGTCGATGGGCATGAGCTTGGTGGACTTCGGTTTTACAGTGGCGGTGCAGCGATTCGGCACGTACGGTTCGAACCAATCGATATCCCGTTTGAGTAA
- a CDS encoding aspartate carbamoyltransferase catalytic subunit, whose translation MPDTGTCDFPFPADWHRRDLLELQCLEPYEIQILLDTAQSMKDRTEGGRKKLSLLEGKTCANLFFENSTRTRSSFSLAAKRLGADTLEFSSTGSSVAKGETFVDTAKTIQAMGVDWVVTRHNTPGTPHLLSRELECSVLNAGDGAHEHPTQGLLDMLTIRQHRGRLDGLTVALVGDIAHSRTARSNLWGLSKLGAHVIVCGPPTLVSPRWGEIGFEVAHSLDEILPRCDVLNLLRIQFERQQARYFPSVHEYAALYAMTAERMRRAKDDILIMAPGPINRGVEITPEVADGPQSVILEQVTNGIAVRMAALWLLAGASDRQAAAGQSARFNEPPTHPEKPWS comes from the coding sequence ATGCCTGATACGGGTACTTGCGACTTCCCTTTTCCTGCCGATTGGCATCGCCGTGATCTGCTGGAACTTCAATGCCTCGAGCCCTATGAGATTCAGATCTTGCTCGACACGGCCCAGTCGATGAAGGATCGAACGGAGGGTGGCCGTAAAAAGCTATCTCTTTTAGAGGGGAAAACGTGTGCCAATTTATTTTTTGAGAACAGCACGCGGACGCGGTCGAGTTTTTCCTTGGCGGCGAAACGACTCGGGGCCGACACGCTCGAGTTCAGCAGTACGGGTAGCAGCGTTGCCAAAGGTGAAACGTTTGTCGATACGGCCAAAACGATCCAAGCGATGGGTGTCGATTGGGTCGTCACTCGCCACAATACTCCTGGGACACCTCACTTGTTGTCGCGAGAACTTGAATGCAGCGTGCTCAATGCTGGCGATGGGGCTCACGAACATCCGACGCAAGGATTACTGGATATGCTGACGATTCGTCAGCATCGCGGTCGACTCGACGGGTTGACCGTCGCTTTGGTCGGCGATATTGCCCATAGCCGGACCGCCCGCAGCAATCTTTGGGGTTTGAGTAAATTAGGTGCCCACGTGATCGTTTGCGGTCCTCCGACTTTGGTCAGTCCACGGTGGGGGGAAATCGGGTTCGAGGTTGCTCATAGCCTGGACGAGATCCTGCCTCGATGCGATGTTTTGAACTTGCTGAGAATTCAATTCGAGCGACAACAAGCACGTTATTTCCCCAGCGTTCATGAATACGCGGCTCTGTATGCGATGACAGCCGAGCGAATGCGGAGGGCAAAAGACGACATTTTGATTATGGCACCGGGGCCGATCAATCGAGGTGTCGAAATCACACCTGAAGTCGCCGATGGTCCTCAATCGGTGATTCTCGAGCAGGTGACCAATGGCATCGCGGTTCGAATGGCCGCCCTTTGGTTACTGGCCGGTGCATCGGATCGACAAGCCGCTGCCGGACAATCCGCTCGCTTCAACGAACCCCCAACTCATCCTGAAAAACCTTGGTCATAG
- a CDS encoding dihydroorotase, which translates to MSDLLIENGRLIDPSQGIDRQARLLIRAGIVAAIDPEDEVIPRGCPTIDASGLLVAPGLVDLGVEIREPGFEEDETIQSASDAALAGGYTSILCNASTTPVVDSPGAVEYVRQKAALANGVRFYVIGCLSRNQEGDQMAELRLIAGAGAVAISDAPKPMVNDALLKRSLDYCRMLKLLIIDRPEVPELAECGVMHDGQVSLVLGLKGLPTEAEDLAVARDVRLAEATDGRLHVGPVSTMGAVDMIRRVKSREIKVTASVCPHNLCLNDRMLESFDSRFKVHPPLRSPRHVQTLKEAVADGTIDAIQSGHMPRSREKKMNDLNTAPFGAAALETTLSTIATFMVEENVIDWSTAIDRLSCSPARIASVPGGTLSVGSAADIVIIDPSKQWTVDPSLFRSHCISSPLDGHDLKARVTHTIVGGVVRFQLVPDLNRIANCSDQS; encoded by the coding sequence ATGTCCGACTTGTTGATTGAAAACGGCCGTTTAATCGATCCGAGCCAAGGAATTGATCGCCAAGCTCGCTTGCTGATCCGCGCTGGTATCGTCGCTGCGATCGACCCGGAGGATGAAGTGATCCCAAGGGGGTGTCCTACGATTGACGCCTCGGGACTCCTTGTGGCACCGGGGTTAGTCGATCTTGGGGTCGAGATTCGCGAACCCGGCTTTGAAGAGGACGAGACGATTCAATCGGCCAGCGATGCTGCTTTAGCAGGTGGTTATACGTCGATTTTGTGTAACGCCAGTACGACACCGGTTGTTGATTCGCCTGGAGCCGTTGAGTATGTGCGTCAGAAAGCCGCTTTGGCGAATGGTGTGCGTTTTTATGTCATCGGATGCTTAAGCCGCAACCAAGAAGGCGACCAAATGGCCGAGCTTCGTCTGATCGCGGGTGCCGGTGCGGTCGCGATTAGCGATGCTCCCAAACCAATGGTCAACGATGCGCTCCTAAAACGGTCGCTTGATTATTGCCGAATGCTCAAACTCTTGATCATCGATCGGCCGGAAGTCCCTGAATTGGCGGAATGCGGAGTGATGCACGATGGCCAGGTTTCATTGGTGCTCGGATTAAAGGGCTTACCGACTGAGGCCGAAGATTTGGCTGTTGCCCGAGATGTGCGGCTTGCCGAAGCCACCGATGGTCGACTGCACGTAGGCCCCGTCAGCACGATGGGTGCGGTCGATATGATTCGTCGCGTCAAGTCGCGTGAGATCAAAGTGACCGCGTCCGTTTGTCCTCACAATTTGTGTCTGAACGATCGCATGCTGGAATCGTTCGATTCGCGATTTAAGGTCCACCCACCACTTAGAAGTCCGCGGCACGTGCAAACGCTCAAAGAAGCGGTTGCCGACGGCACGATCGATGCGATTCAAAGCGGGCATATGCCGCGGAGCCGCGAAAAGAAGATGAATGACCTGAATACCGCGCCGTTTGGTGCTGCCGCGCTCGAAACGACACTCTCGACCATAGCGACATTTATGGTCGAAGAAAACGTCATTGACTGGTCGACTGCGATCGATCGGCTTTCGTGTTCGCCTGCAAGAATCGCTTCGGTGCCTGGCGGTACGCTATCCGTGGGGTCTGCTGCCGATATCGTGATCATCGATCCCAGCAAACAATGGACGGTCGATCCGTCACTTTTTCGATCCCACTGTATCAGTAGTCCACTCGACGGACATGATCTGAAGGCGAGAGTGACCCACACCATTGTTGGCGGCGTTGTCCGTTTTCAATTGGTTCCGGACCTGAATCGGATCGCCAACTGTTCTGACCAATCGTAA